DNA sequence from the Blastomonas fulva genome:
ATTATCTGGTGCCGAGACCATTCCGATCAAAAAAGTGGGCCTGCACCATGTCCGCAATGGATCGCATGGCTAGCTGCACCGCTTCGGACGAAACATTTATGCTGGCATTTCAGCCAGCCTTTACTCTGTTGAATATCGCCGAACGGGCGGACGATGTTTGATACCGCATCCAGGCAAGCCCCTGCTCCCGGCAAACATCAGGGCAGGTCACCGAAACCGGTCGGAGGGACGAAGCTTTGCGCAGATTCAATCAGCTTAAGGTGTTGAGAAAGCTCCACAACTGAGGTCACTCCCATTTTCTGCATGATCCGCGAACGATGGACCTTCACCGTATTCTCAGCCTTGTCTGCAAGGTAGGCAATCTGTTTGTTGCGCAGCCCGTGCACCAACAGCGCAGCAATTTGCCGCTCGGTCTCGGTCAGGGTGGTATAGGCGCGGCATACTCGCTCGATCTCGACCCCACTGAGACGGTCATCCTCCAGCTTCTGGAACGCACTGGCCACGGCATCGAGCAACGCCTGTGGACGAAATGGCTTGACCAGGAACTCATGTGCACCGGCCTTCATGGCCATCACCGAATCTG
Encoded proteins:
- a CDS encoding response regulator transcription factor, which codes for MQFDKSMRAMSPHNQGLPVYVVEDDPLMRDEVAGLLAEMTYTVRTFESADRFLEAEASPYGVLVVDLRLKGMSGLMLQRQLAGRPQLEIIFISGVADVTDSVMAMKAGAHEFLVKPFRPQALLDAVASAFQKLEDDRLSGVEIERVCRAYTTLTETERQIAALLVHGLRNKQIAYLADKAENTVKVHRSRIMQKMGVTSVVELSQHLKLIESAQSFVPPTGFGDLP